The DNA segment aatcagcctctccatcagatggctctctagcctctgtttaaacatttccaaaaatggagaacccaccacctcccgaggaagccggttccactgagaaactgctctagctgtcagaaacttcttctggatgtttaaatggaatttcttttgaattaatttctccccattggttctggcctgtcccCCCGGAGATCCAGGGAGTCTTATTCTGGGCGTGTCCATGTTAGCTCTGCAATGGCTGTGCAAATGAAACGCTGTAAGCACCCAAGTCCCTAGCATGCCTTCATTCtaggtatctgaggaagtgtgcgcgcATACAACACGCTTATaaccagaatcaaactttgtggGACTTTAaaaaggttcccctggactcagactttccTCTGCAACTTTTTGTATAAACACACAACACTTTGCTGCTCTTagtggtgcccctggactcaagctttgttctgctgcttcagatgaaCGTGGCGGCTACcctcctgcctctgtttaaagatgcaTGCTCACTCTCAAAATATGAATTGTTCTCTTTTAGACAGAGCCAGGATTTTTCTGGCAAAAGCACTCTGAGCATTCTGCACTGAATGTCATTTAAGCAATACAAATGGAAGCTTCCTTGAAGATGATGCTGCAGTTTTGATCTCTCGGTGGTGTCTTTTTAAAGAGCTTTAGGAGAACTTACTTAAAGGCAAAGCTGGCATTTGCCTTCACTGTGGTGGGGTAGGGCACTCAGCCTTTGGAAGAGCTCTTCCTGTGGCCGTCTCCTTTAACAACTGGGAGCCCACAGCCTTTTCCCTGCCAGCTTCTCTTTCCCCAGGTTTGGCAGCAGctttcttctctgccttttctgGGTGGCTGAGACTGGGTGGCCCAGTTGCCCTTTGGTGCTCAGACGACAAGGAGTTTAGTTCGGTGACTGTCTCACATGGTTTGCATTTCCTGCAGGATCCAGAAGAACATGCTGATGGACTTGAACAAGGAGATCCTTCACGAGCTGGGTGTCACTGTGGTCGGGGATATCATCGCCATTCTAAAGCATGCCAAAATTGTTTATAGGCAGGTGGGTCTCCTGGATACAGGAAGCAGCTTCCTGGGAGAAATGTGGCTCTGCCCCTTCCATACTTGAAACAAAAATGAGGCAACGTGGTATGCAAGCTTGCTCCCTAAAGGCCTGGCTTTCTGGGGAGACTCCTTATGTAAGAGGCAAATGGATCGGTCTAGCTTGGGGGCCAGGGGAGACAGGTGGCAAAGGAAACTTCCAGAAGCATTCCCGTTTGCCCTTCTGTGAGCCCCAGAATAGTCCATGGAAGGGGCCTGAAGGGCATTTGTAGGAACTGGAGGTTTGCCCTGATTAAGGAGCATCCAGATGGCCCTAGGAATTCCTGGCACATACCCAGGCTGTCACCTCTTTGCTGCAGGCTTCCTGTTGCGGGGTGCAGGATCTTATGCTTTGGTAGGCTAGCTTGGAGAGGGGCCTTGTGGAAGGGTTATTTGGGATCTGTGTGAGCCTCATGATTTTGTGGGAGTGTGGGTACCAGAACCAGGGGGATGCCCACTCCACCCTGGTCTTCTCTGTCTCTAGGAAATGTGCAAGGCAGCCACAGAGTCGGTTGCCTCCAGCCAAGCAGCCATGCCATCTGAACTCCGCAGGAGCGCCACCAGCGGTAAGCGGGAGCAGCACAAAGGCAGGTGCAGCTGGGGCACAGACGTGCAGTGAGTGCCCATGCCTCTCCCTGCCATCGGAGAGGTGATGTCTCGATCTGGTGGCCATTGAGGCTGGaagaagctcctccaccagtcccTGTTCTCCCTACAGCTGCCAGTAGGATGATTGCAAACAGCCTCAGCCGAGACTCCCCACCTTCCACTCCCGTTCGGAGGCCAGACAGTAGCGCTTCCAAGATCTCCATCACGGTGTCTAACAAGCTGGCAGTGAAGAATGCCAAAGcaggtgagtggggagggggaggatctcTCTTTATGCCCTGCCTTGGTAGGCTTGCTCTGTCCTCGGACTTGTTCCCAGCACcttccagagcagtggttctcagcccagGGGTCGTGACCCCTCATGGGGTCGTTTGGCCCTTTCCTGGGGGCCATGGCAGCAGAGGTTGGTGTGGCAGCATGGCCCTGGCCAGTGCCACGGTGAGCAGGAGTGGCAGTGGCCTGCGAGCCTGCGCGCACATGTGCTGCCGCTGCCCCTACTTTAGGAGTCGTGACActagggcggttgagaaccgctgttgtAAGGGTTTGTGGGGACGGGGGCAGgaattgtatttgtgtgtgtgtgggtgggtgggtgcatgcACAGCCTCACGGATCAGCTTTCAGATGGAGCAAAGAAAGTCTTGCTCCGTTCCCTGGATTGCCCCTTAAGATGGGGAAGCTCAGGAAAGGGACGGGTTGTGCAGCTCTAACTGAATGTTTTAGAAGAAAACTTTCAGGCCAGGAGGGACATTGCTGAGTTGAAAATCACACAGTCCTTTGTTTGACTGAGCCAGGGTGGAGGGGGAATCTGGTGTTCATGGATGCTCGAATGAGGAGAAGGAAAAGTGTGCAGTTGCTATCTCTGACCTTCCTCAGACTCATAAGAGCCAGAGGAGATGCTCCAGTCCTTTTTCCCTGCTTCAgaaaacaaaaggggggagggattttcaaAAAACTTGTAATAGTTATATTTGAAGGTTGTTTCTGGAAAATATCAGTTCAGTAATGAAACCCTCCTCCGTTTCAAGGGTGACCGAGCAAAGCTCTCTGCTCCCCTCTAGTGGCCCAGGCAAAGGCTTCTTTTTCAGTGTGTGAGTGGGTGTATCCTTACAGCGCTGTGTGGGGATGGGTTGGAGCAATGTGGGAAGAGGCAGTCAGTGCCCCTCTCCATCCCCAACAAGCATGCCTGCCGTTGCACCCACATGGGCCAGCAAAGGAACAGAACCCCCAGGCCCAGACTGCCTCATCAGATGAAGGCCAGCCTCGCAGCCTGGAGAGCTACTTGCCCTTGTTAGCAGGCGGGTACTGAAGCTCATGCCAAGCCAAACCTGATCTCTCATTGCCTTAGCTCTGTGCGGCCCCACGGACGAGACTCCTGCCACGGCCACCATGGCAAAGCGCCGCCGTGTCACAGCTGAGATGGAGGGGAAGTATATCGTCCACATGCCCAAGGGCACCACTCCCAGGACCAAGAAGATCCTGGAGCAGCAGGCAGCCAAAGGTAGGTCTGAGCCATGTTTGGCCACCTGCTGTGGTGGGGAGACTCCTCTCCGATCACGTGTTGGGAGAAGAATTAGGGAaaggggccaggcagggaagtgGGTTGAGGGGTGTTTGCAGAGGAAATCGGTAAGCGCTGCTGTGAGTGGCAAATCTGGAAGTAGAGGACTGCAGGTCTCTGCCCAAAGGCTCTAAATGGGAATGGAGAAGGAAGGAGCAGAGCAAAAGTCAGGTTTTATTAGGTTACTAGAATTAGAGCCCATTGTATctgatacaacaggcgctagcacggggggggggaggggggaaaatagcaaagagagagaggtagagaggaagagagtgattaagatagagagagcttgatggtgggaagaggaagggttgtCCAGTCAGTaaaggcatgaggttgaatatgtgtgttgtgggggggttgtggtggtgtggtgacaaatgagggcttgggtgtcaagaacatgtggtgtggaatgttccttgaatgtgggagaggactgaccttggggaattgtggcatagtcgttatagatgaactttccagagccatgtcctcagatatgtgaagggaaaatcagactggagactcctcttagggggagattacatggcaaccaattcctcccaattccatattcaacctcatttcccttctcgtgtgaattaggccacagacaccgaaatgtccccctgccctaatacacaatttccaagtcagggacaagggcaggcctgtgtagaggaagttacagaaatctagtctggaggtgatccCTGTGGTCAAGcaatctgaggacaggtagggcgttagCAGCTTCACTTAgtgtaggtggaaaaatgctgtccatgCTAgtcccatgacctgggcctcaaTAGAAAGGGTCCAGGATCCAGGATCACTCCCGAGGGCGCTGTTTCATGTCCTTGGAATCATAGactcatggaattggaagggaccttcagggtcccaccttctgcagaatgcaggaaacacttctacctgcccaaccacatatgaacccccccctcccccaaacaacaacaatccttggccagtctggcctggaagaaatttgcctcccaaccccaaggtgGTGATTGGCTCTTTCCTAgacatgccagaaagggccacaagagccaagctcagacacaatcccttcctgcccacccatttacaaaCTGTctcattcacagaatcagcctttctgtcagatggctatgtagcctctgcttaaaaactgccaaagaATGAGAAtcctgaggaatcctgttccactgaggatgtttagccgaaaattgtattgaattaatttcaaccaattGGTTCCGGTCCGACCctttgggacaacagaaaacaactcttctccatcctctatatcagtggtccccaaccttcggtctgcagcccggtaccgggccgcaagagcctcggcagcgggccgcggttccatctccccgcccccccaaagcggccgattagcgtgcggcccagcaagcttcttgctgcgggagggggggggggaagcgtggctgccagcatgctggcggtGCAAACTTGCATGCGCAaacctgccatgcatgcacgtttgtgcccgatGGGGGTGAAAAAGCACACGTGCAGTAGtttcgcacatgcacacatgtgcagagctgctgcacatgcatgttttgccCCTGCTGGgaacgcaaacgcacatgcgagGCAGGTCCGAGCATGTGCGTTTGTGCGGGCCtcgggttgccctctcccccttggcagcggtccgcaaccagaaaaaggttgtggaccgctgctctatatgacagcccttcaagcatttgaagatggaaactttgctactggttgattttattttaatacagtatAAGGCCAAGTACTATAAAATAATGCCAGCAAATACAGCAAATACAAAGTTCAAGAGCTATACATTATTGATAAACTATATTACAATATaacatactagtaatcaagcccgctgtactcacaatacagcgggtgctaggccaGGGAGCCTGTGGCAGgcgtgcgcagcgcggctggcgggggctccctggccggcggcctgatgcgtcggaggcgctttgcgtggctcgcagttggtcccttgtcggcagggcgggaatcggagaggccaattggcaggcgctttgctcCTGCCAATTGGttccgccgatggtctgtccggaggaaggagccaatcggcacccttcctcatccctgacagagcccgccctaactccttcccctaagcccttacggctttatttagtccgcagcgcccacaGCGCCATGGGCGGGGTTAGGATAATAATGTAAGAACATTTGTACTTGAAGATGGCCGTCCTATCACCTCTtggtctcctccccaggctagacaggccaagctccctcaacctttcctcctccaacttggtccccaagcccctcACTCTCTTTGTTGACAGCTCTCCTGACCCCCTCATACAGTGCAGTCTCTTATTCAAACTTGTCTGCTTTCAGGTTTGCAGAGAACCTCTGTTTTTGATCGACTGGGTGCAGAGACCAACGCGGACACGACCACAGGCAATAAggtgtgggaggggaaggggggtggccTTTGTCTTGCATTTCCTGCTGCATTCCAGCAAGGGTCCCTCAGCCACCTTTGTGACCCAAGAGCATCAGACCTCTGTGTTGTTCGTGGCTGGGCCTCGGCTTCTGAGGCCACCCAGCATTGCTCTGCAGAGAgtcccctgggagggagggctggggCTGGGACCTCTTGCCCCATGGCGTCTCCTGATTGGTAGGCAGGGGACTCTGCCTGCCCCTGCTTTCTGTCCAGGCCAGAGCAGAGGTCCATTTGGTCCTGCTTCTTATCTCCCCTCAGGGTCCAGCAGCGCTGTCTGCCTTCTGTCCTCTTTCTCTGCTGGCCACTAGCTGTGGcctcacctctccctccccctctcccctgcggCTTTGTTTTCTGTCCTCTCCTGCTTCATCTCAAAGGGCTGGAGATGGGGCCGCTCTCCTCCATGCCCCCCTGCCCATCTCAGCACCCCACCCCTTTGGTGTCTCGGCAGCCCACGGGCGTCTTCAGCCGGCTGGGGAATGTGCAAGAGGCGGAGGAGGACAAAGCGGCGGAGAGCGAGGAGGATGACAGCTCGGTCCTGCAGTATGCTGGGGTGCTGAAGAAATCCTTCCGGCCACCTGCCCTCAAGGAGACCGCCAAGGCTGGGGTGACCATCAAGGCCAAAGCCACCAGCTCTGAGGCCCAGCCGCCGGCAAGCAGAAGCCCAGCCAGCCCCTCAGAAAAGGCCCCCCAgaaggagcaggggctcaagagaCCCTCCCGAGGAGGCCATGTGGCCAAGCGCCTGGGCAAGACCTCACTGCCCGGGGAGGCCCAGGACAGCAGCGTCACCAGCTCCCGGAGCAGGGCGGAAGCTGACCTGCAGGTCACCATCCAGAGGACTCTGGGCAGCGCCAAGGTAAGCAGCACCTCGGAAGGCCACAGTGCCCAGATGGACAACACGGGGACAGTCAGCGTCTTTAAGCGGCTGGGCAGAAGGACAGTGTGATGCCCCGGGGGGCCTGCTGCTGCTCGTCCTTCACAAGCACGCAGGGCcctgtctacctgaaggagaccgcTTGAACTTGGTGTCTGGTTTTTGTGTGTTGGTTTGTTTCAAACCCATTAACCCAAAGGTTTCTGGCCCTGATCCCAGGCAGGGGAGTCCCTGTGCCTCTGTGAAACTCCGGGTTGGGTCTTCCAGCTGCTCCAGGGGTCTGtgccagaggggaggggaagagggaagctcagcccacccacccccaagctctGAACTGAGGAGCACCAGCGTGGATGTGGCTGGGGGTGAGGACAAGGACCTGGATCCGGGGGCTCCCACCCGGACTTTTGGGCCACTCTGGACCGCACTGAACCCCCCTTTctctgtgtttgttgttgtttccctCTGCAGGTCTATGCCCTTTCCTAGGATGTAGGCTCTTGAGGGGCTTGGGCGATGCTGGGGCCTCCTTcttgtctttctccctcccttcctccccccgggCTCTCATCTGTGACTTCCTGGTGCTTTCTTGACCTCAGGAAAGGCAAGGAAACACTTGGCAGAGACCTCTCTGGCTGGAGACAACCTGCAGGGTCCCCCTCCCAAGTCCTGCCCCGTGCCAGGAATTCCGTTCAGTCCCACTTTGCTTTTGGGCACCTTTCTGTtggagagaaatctcttgcttggctATTCGCTGCATCTCATCAGCATTTTGCACACACTTCTCTGGCCTTGATCAGAATCAGCTGCTGTGTTAGATCCCACTTCCTGGCCCAGACCAAGGGCCTCTTCTTGTGTTAGGGGGAAGAGGCcaggcctctcctccccccacccaaggaGCAGCTTAGGGCTTGGCTGAGGTGCCCCTCTCAACATGGGGGTCTCATGGCTCTGAGGAGACTCTTGAGAGCAAAGGGAACCCACATTTTCTGTTCTTTACGTGGCCAGCTGTTCTGTGGCCCATGAGAGCAGAGAAACAAAGTGCTGTGGAGCCATGACTGAGCCTGCCTCTGGATGAATTCTGCCCCAGGCACCAAATATGTATTGGACATGGCATTTAGGCCACTTCCGAGTGAGAGCAGAGGGGTCAGCAGAACGACCTCTTGCCGAGCGGCTTGCTGAACAGATGCTTCTGTGTTGcaggattggggccagggatgggACCTGGCGAGGGGGAGTGTCTGTGTGAGAGCAAGAGGCCT comes from the Paroedura picta isolate Pp20150507F unplaced genomic scaffold, Ppicta_v3.0 Ppicta_v3_sca21, whole genome shotgun sequence genome and includes:
- the CUNH19orf47 gene encoding uncharacterized protein C19orf47 homolog isoform X2; translation: MASVTMATSEWIQFFKEAGIPPGPAVNYAVGFVDNRIQKNMLMDLNKEILHELGVTVVGDIIAILKHAKIVYRQEMCKAATESVASSQAAMPSELRRSATSAASRMIANSLSRDSPPSTPVRRPDSSASKISITVSNKLAVKNAKAALCGPTDETPATATMAKRRRVTAEMEGKYIVHMPKGTTPRTKKILEQQAAKGLQRTSVFDRLGAETNADTTTGNKPTGVFSRLGNVQEAEEDKAAESEEDDSSVLQYAGVLKKSFRPPALKETAKAGVTIKAKATSSEAQPPASRSPASPSEKAPQKEQGLKRPSRGGHVAKRLGKTSLPGEAQDSSVTSSRSRAEADLQVTIQRTLGSAKVYALS
- the CUNH19orf47 gene encoding uncharacterized protein C19orf47 homolog isoform X1, translating into MASVTMATSEWIQFFKEAGIPPGPAVNYAVGFVDNRIQKNMLMDLNKEILHELGVTVVGDIIAILKHAKIVYRQEMCKAATESVASSQAAMPSELRRSATSAASRMIANSLSRDSPPSTPVRRPDSSASKISITVSNKLAVKNAKAALCGPTDETPATATMAKRRRVTAEMEGKYIVHMPKGTTPRTKKILEQQAAKGLQRTSVFDRLGAETNADTTTGNKPTGVFSRLGNVQEAEEDKAAESEEDDSSVLQYAGVLKKSFRPPALKETAKAGVTIKAKATSSEAQPPASRSPASPSEKAPQKEQGLKRPSRGGHVAKRLGKTSLPGEAQDSSVTSSRSRAEADLQVTIQRTLGSAKVSSTSEGHSAQMDNTGTVSVFKRLGRRTV